One part of the Roseomonas gilardii genome encodes these proteins:
- a CDS encoding heavy-metal-associated domain-containing protein, with amino-acid sequence MYRFEVPGMKCGGCAKKVERAVKSKDASAGFSADVENRRVTVTSSVPQAELAAAIEQAGYANQVAA; translated from the coding sequence ATGTACCGCTTCGAGGTTCCCGGCATGAAGTGCGGCGGCTGCGCCAAGAAGGTGGAGCGCGCCGTGAAGTCCAAGGACGCGTCGGCCGGATTTAGCGCCGACGTCGAAAACAGGCGGGTGACCGTCACCTCCTCCGTGCCGCAGGCGGAACTCGCCGCGGCCATCGAGCAGGCGGGCTACGCCAACCAGGTGGCCGCCTGA
- a CDS encoding ArsO family NAD(P)H-dependent flavin-containing monooxygenase yields the protein MSGRVFRDVVVIGGGQSGLAAGYFLRRQGIDFEILDANDRPGGAWPDAWDSLRLFSPAQMSSLPGWPMPPSAGGYPTRDHVVDYLEQYEQRYSLPIQRPVRVRDILTSPDGLSVRTDRGTWLAKAVISATGGASQPYIPPYSGRALFQGRQVHSSAYRSPDEFAGQRVLVVGGGNSGAQILAEVSKVAETAWVTLEPPRFLPDSVDGRVLFERATERVRAQMEGREADLPKGGLGDIVMVPSVREARDLDVLYTVRPFSRFVADGVVWPDGTRTAVDAVIWCTGFRANLSHLAHLGVLTAEGHVAVEHGRATRERRLWLLGYGDWTGAASATLAGITRSARDTVHAIQQFLTTGRP from the coding sequence ATGAGCGGTCGGGTCTTCCGCGACGTCGTGGTCATCGGTGGCGGGCAGTCCGGCCTCGCCGCCGGGTACTTCCTGCGCCGTCAGGGCATCGACTTCGAGATCCTGGACGCCAACGACCGACCGGGCGGCGCCTGGCCGGACGCCTGGGACTCCCTCCGCCTGTTCTCGCCAGCGCAGATGAGTTCGCTGCCTGGCTGGCCCATGCCCCCATCTGCGGGCGGCTACCCCACCCGGGACCACGTGGTCGACTACCTGGAGCAGTACGAGCAGCGGTACAGCCTGCCGATCCAGAGGCCGGTGCGCGTCAGGGACATCCTGACCTCGCCGGACGGGCTGTCGGTGCGCACCGACCGCGGCACATGGCTGGCGAAGGCGGTCATCAGCGCGACCGGGGGCGCCAGCCAGCCCTACATTCCGCCCTACTCCGGCCGAGCGCTGTTCCAGGGCAGGCAGGTCCATTCCTCTGCCTACCGCTCCCCCGACGAGTTCGCAGGCCAGCGCGTGCTGGTGGTGGGTGGCGGCAACTCGGGCGCGCAGATCCTGGCCGAGGTCTCCAAGGTCGCGGAGACGGCCTGGGTCACATTGGAGCCGCCCCGCTTCCTGCCGGATAGCGTGGACGGCCGTGTGCTGTTCGAGCGCGCGACAGAGCGGGTGCGGGCGCAGATGGAAGGCCGGGAGGCGGATCTGCCGAAGGGTGGCCTGGGCGACATCGTCATGGTGCCGTCCGTGCGAGAGGCCCGGGACCTGGACGTGCTCTACACGGTCCGGCCGTTCTCCCGCTTTGTGGCAGACGGCGTGGTCTGGCCGGATGGCACGCGTACGGCCGTGGACGCTGTGATCTGGTGCACGGGCTTCCGGGCGAACCTGAGCCACCTGGCGCATCTGGGCGTGCTGACGGCGGAGGGTCACGTCGCCGTCGAACACGGCCGCGCCACGCGCGAGCGGCGTCTCTGGCTGCTCGGCTATGGCGACTGGACCGGCGCCGCCTCCGCGACGCTGGCGGGCATCACCCGGTCCGCCCGCGACACCGTCCACGCCATCCAACAGTTCCTGACGACGGGGAGACCCTGA
- a CDS encoding copper resistance protein B, which yields MKTKSILAAAASLAVLTWGVLQAAPAQAQAMQHSTEPPFSHEIFTGAVLFEKLEYGWGLDGPNIGRWDGQAWYGGDVNRVWLKTEGETSRNGTVEGAEVQLLYSRLLSYYWDFQAGVRYDIRPRPDRFYGVIGLQGLAPGMFEVDVQGFVSEKGDLSARAEVSYDAYITQRLVLQPNVEVNLALQKVPELGVGSGFNDIEAGLRLRYEVTREVSPYIGVSYERKLGDTARYARNEGEDVGGWAFLTGIRLFF from the coding sequence ATGAAGACCAAGAGCATCCTGGCCGCCGCCGCCTCTCTGGCCGTGCTGACCTGGGGCGTCCTCCAGGCCGCACCGGCGCAGGCGCAGGCCATGCAGCACAGCACCGAGCCGCCGTTCAGCCACGAGATCTTCACCGGCGCGGTTCTGTTCGAGAAGCTCGAATACGGCTGGGGGCTGGACGGCCCCAACATCGGCCGCTGGGATGGGCAAGCTTGGTATGGCGGCGACGTCAACCGCGTCTGGCTGAAGACCGAGGGCGAGACGTCTCGGAACGGGACCGTCGAGGGCGCCGAGGTCCAACTGCTCTACTCCCGCCTGCTCAGCTACTACTGGGACTTCCAGGCCGGTGTCCGCTACGACATCCGTCCCCGGCCGGACCGCTTCTATGGCGTCATCGGCCTCCAGGGGCTGGCGCCCGGCATGTTCGAAGTCGACGTCCAGGGCTTCGTCAGCGAGAAGGGCGACCTCTCGGCGCGTGCCGAGGTGTCCTACGATGCCTACATCACCCAGCGGCTGGTGCTTCAGCCCAACGTCGAGGTCAACCTAGCGCTCCAGAAGGTGCCCGAGCTTGGCGTCGGCAGCGGCTTCAATGACATCGAGGCCGGGCTGCGCCTGCGCTACGAGGTCACCCGCGAGGTCTCGCCCTACATCGGCGTCAGCTACGAGCGGAAGCTCGGCGATACCGCGCGCTACGCCCGCAATGAGGGCGAGGACGTCGGCGGCTGGGCCTTCCTGACCGGCATCCGGCTGTTCTTCTGA
- a CDS encoding ArsR/SmtB family transcription factor, producing the protein MESYDALACLGALSQSTRLETFRLLVRHEPDGLPAGEVARQLDVPQNTMSTHLAVLTRAGLLRSERLSRSIVYRADLERLREMMLFLVRDCCGGRADLCQPLIADLLPCCPQEKAVP; encoded by the coding sequence ATGGAATCGTATGACGCCCTGGCCTGCCTCGGTGCCCTGTCGCAGTCCACGCGCCTGGAAACCTTCCGGCTCTTGGTCCGGCATGAGCCGGACGGCCTGCCCGCCGGTGAGGTGGCCCGGCAACTCGACGTTCCCCAGAACACGATGTCCACGCACCTGGCGGTGCTGACGCGCGCTGGCCTGCTCCGCTCCGAGCGCCTCAGCCGCTCCATCGTCTATCGGGCCGACCTGGAGCGCCTGCGCGAGATGATGCTGTTCCTGGTCAGGGACTGCTGCGGCGGCCGCGCCGACCTGTGCCAGCCCCTGATCGCCGACCTGCTGCCCTGCTGCCCGCAAGAGAAGGCTGTCCCATGA
- a CDS encoding plastocyanin/azurin family copper-binding protein: MVTFGRPGVYPVRCTPHSGLGMVLTVMGDADMNELAAQTASADAAGRS; encoded by the coding sequence ATGGTGACCTTCGGCCGTCCCGGCGTTTACCCCGTGCGGTGCACACCCCACTCTGGGCTGGGCATGGTCCTGACCGTGATGGGAGACGCCGACATGAACGAACTCGCAGCGCAGACTGCATCCGCCGATGCCGCCGGTCGATCCTGA
- a CDS encoding ATP-binding protein, with product MRRLLPSTLAGRIILVLLVGLMAFHVGSLWLHQTGSDILLGSTQQRVTAERVAAAARAVGMVPPEAREAVAQALSSPGFQVRWQPGAVEGTVAAEDLTITGHREAQGTVGLPEGGSLWYHADPLQAQPEHATLLSTTAMAVGILVLGLLVVRLIARPLRELSSAADRIGRPGQTVTVPEEGPREVRQAAQAFNRMQARIDRLIADRTQALAAVSHDLRTPLARLRLRAGFLDDAEVQQQIDADLDEMDAMIGSTLAYLRGDEEQEEVRSADIAAMLQTLCGDAEDMGKAVTYEGPPQARLPCRAIALKRAFANVIDNAVKYGTSARVVLADRGRELVIHVDDAGPGVPEEQLESVFQPFYRLEESRNRGTGGSGLGLAIARQAVGHHGGSVTLQNLAGGGLRASIRLPRLA from the coding sequence GTGAGACGCCTGCTGCCCAGCACCCTGGCTGGCCGCATCATCCTGGTGCTGCTGGTCGGCCTGATGGCCTTCCACGTGGGTAGCCTGTGGCTGCACCAGACGGGCAGCGACATCCTGCTGGGCAGCACGCAGCAGAGGGTCACCGCCGAGCGGGTCGCCGCCGCCGCGCGTGCCGTCGGCATGGTGCCGCCGGAGGCCCGCGAGGCCGTGGCGCAGGCTCTGTCCTCGCCGGGTTTCCAGGTGCGCTGGCAACCCGGTGCTGTGGAGGGCACCGTCGCGGCCGAGGACCTCACCATTACGGGCCACCGGGAGGCCCAGGGCACGGTCGGCCTGCCGGAGGGCGGCTCCCTCTGGTACCACGCCGACCCGCTGCAAGCGCAGCCGGAGCACGCCACGCTGCTTTCCACCACGGCGATGGCGGTCGGCATCCTGGTGCTGGGACTGCTGGTGGTGCGCCTCATCGCGCGGCCGCTGCGCGAGCTTTCCAGCGCGGCCGACCGCATCGGCAGGCCGGGGCAGACGGTCACCGTCCCCGAGGAAGGTCCCCGCGAGGTCCGGCAGGCGGCCCAGGCATTCAACCGCATGCAGGCGCGCATCGACCGCCTGATCGCCGATCGCACCCAAGCGCTTGCCGCTGTCAGCCACGACCTCCGCACGCCTCTGGCGCGCCTGCGCCTGCGCGCGGGCTTCCTGGACGACGCCGAGGTGCAGCAGCAGATCGACGCCGACCTCGACGAGATGGACGCCATGATCGGCTCCACGCTGGCCTACCTGCGGGGCGACGAGGAGCAGGAGGAGGTGCGGTCCGCTGACATCGCGGCGATGCTTCAGACGCTCTGCGGCGACGCTGAGGACATGGGCAAGGCGGTGACCTACGAGGGTCCGCCGCAGGCGCGGCTGCCTTGCCGGGCCATCGCGCTCAAGCGTGCCTTCGCCAACGTCATCGACAACGCGGTGAAGTACGGGACTTCGGCCCGGGTGGTGCTGGCCGACCGCGGCCGGGAACTCGTGATCCACGTCGACGACGCCGGACCGGGGGTGCCGGAGGAGCAGTTGGAGAGTGTCTTCCAGCCCTTCTACCGCCTCGAGGAATCCCGCAACCGCGGCACCGGCGGCTCGGGGCTCGGTCTGGCCATCGCCCGCCAGGCGGTCGGCCACCACGGCGGCTCGGTGACGCTCCAGAACCTCGCGGGCGGCGGCCTGCGCGCCAGCATCCGCCTGCCCAGGCTCGCCTAG
- a CDS encoding response regulator has protein sequence MPPVDPETEREARAASPLPPEAHILVVEDDGEMRTLIAKFLRQNGFRVTGARNGAEMWDTIALAPVDLVLLDVMLPGQSGLDLCRMLRARSEVPIIMVTARGEEADRVVGLELGADDYLPKPFGRPELLARIRAVLRRAQGGAARMGLVTGDRMVFSDWVLDTRRRELAAPDGSAVDLSSGEYDLLLAFCEHPQRVLSRDQLLDLARNRISDSIDRSVDVMVSRLRRKLEPLPDSPSIIKTIRGAGYMFVPAVARQ, from the coding sequence ATGCCGCCGGTCGATCCTGAGACCGAGCGGGAGGCGCGGGCCGCCAGCCCGCTCCCCCCCGAGGCCCACATCCTCGTCGTCGAGGACGACGGCGAGATGCGCACGCTGATCGCCAAGTTCCTGCGCCAGAATGGCTTCCGGGTGACGGGCGCGCGGAACGGCGCGGAGATGTGGGACACCATCGCCCTTGCCCCGGTGGACCTCGTGCTGCTCGACGTGATGCTGCCGGGCCAGTCGGGGCTGGACCTGTGCCGGATGCTCCGCGCCAGGTCGGAGGTTCCGATCATCATGGTGACCGCACGTGGCGAGGAGGCCGACCGGGTCGTAGGCCTGGAACTTGGCGCCGACGACTACCTCCCCAAGCCGTTCGGCCGTCCGGAACTCCTGGCGCGCATCCGCGCCGTGCTTCGTCGTGCGCAGGGAGGAGCCGCGCGGATGGGGCTGGTGACCGGCGACCGCATGGTGTTCTCCGACTGGGTGCTCGACACCCGACGCCGCGAACTGGCGGCGCCGGACGGCTCGGCCGTCGACCTGTCGAGCGGTGAGTACGACCTGCTGCTGGCCTTCTGCGAGCATCCGCAGCGCGTCCTGTCGCGCGACCAGTTGCTGGACCTCGCGCGCAACCGGATCTCGGACAGCATCGACCGCTCAGTCGACGTCATGGTCAGCCGCCTCCGCCGCAAGCTGGAGCCGCTGCCAGACAGTCCCTCCATCATCAAGACCATTCGGGGCGCGGGTTACATGTTCGTCCCCGCGGTGGCCCGACAGTGA
- a CDS encoding DUF411 domain-containing protein: MPARSTRRSFTTGLLGLAALPTACGGPPKVEAWRDRTCGCCGGWVEHLRAEGFEVDDKVVDAVGPHRQALGTPPNLMSCHAGKVGSYALEGHVPAAAIRRLLKERPSGVAGLSVPAMPVGVPGMEVPGAEPSTYEVVAFGRDGSWRPWMRFCGLEAV; the protein is encoded by the coding sequence ATGCCCGCCCGAAGCACGCGCCGGAGCTTCACCACTGGCCTGCTCGGCCTGGCCGCGTTGCCCACGGCCTGCGGTGGCCCGCCCAAGGTGGAAGCTTGGCGGGACCGCACATGCGGCTGCTGCGGCGGCTGGGTCGAACACCTGCGGGCCGAGGGCTTTGAGGTGGACGACAAGGTGGTGGACGCCGTCGGCCCGCACCGGCAGGCGCTCGGGACGCCTCCCAACCTGATGTCGTGCCACGCTGGGAAGGTCGGCAGCTACGCCCTGGAAGGCCATGTCCCGGCCGCCGCCATCCGGCGGCTGCTCAAGGAAAGGCCCAGCGGCGTCGCCGGGCTATCCGTGCCCGCCATGCCGGTCGGCGTGCCGGGCATGGAAGTCCCGGGCGCGGAGCCCTCGACCTACGAGGTCGTCGCCTTCGGCCGCGACGGCTCTTGGCGGCCGTGGATGCGCTTCTGCGGCCTGGAGGCCGTGTGA
- a CDS encoding cupredoxin domain-containing protein encodes MRLVTSVAAAALALLAVAGQTWPAAADQSYQEFGTLGRAQDVKRTIDIVMRDNSYQTQRIQVRAGETIRFRVRNAGELLHEFNIGTAAMHQQHQREMRAMFESGMMSATRKDAMAGMDHSSMPGMNHGAMGHGGMNHGGAAMRHDDPNAVLVNPGQTEEMIFKFTKAAELEFACNVPGHYESGMVGNVVFSR; translated from the coding sequence ATGCGTCTTGTCACCTCCGTCGCGGCCGCCGCCCTGGCCCTCCTCGCCGTCGCGGGCCAGACCTGGCCCGCCGCCGCGGACCAGTCCTACCAGGAGTTCGGCACCCTCGGCCGCGCCCAGGACGTCAAGCGAACGATCGACATCGTCATGCGCGACAACAGCTACCAGACGCAGCGCATCCAGGTCCGCGCTGGCGAGACCATCCGCTTCCGGGTGCGCAACGCGGGCGAGCTCCTGCACGAGTTCAACATCGGCACCGCCGCCATGCACCAGCAGCACCAGCGTGAGATGCGGGCCATGTTCGAGAGCGGCATGATGTCGGCGACCCGCAAGGACGCCATGGCAGGCATGGACCACTCCAGCATGCCGGGTATGAACCACGGCGCCATGGGCCACGGCGGCATGAACCATGGCGGCGCTGCGATGCGTCACGACGACCCGAACGCTGTCCTGGTTAACCCAGGTCAGACCGAGGAAATGATCTTCAAGTTCACCAAGGCCGCCGAACTGGAGTTCGCCTGCAACGTGCCGGGCCACTACGAGTCCGGGATGGTGGGCAACGTCGTCTTCTCGCGCTGA
- a CDS encoding arsenic transporter: MLALAIFVFTLVLVIWQPRGLGIGWSAMGGAALALLTGVIGWADVPVVWGIVWDATFTFVALIIISLLLDEAGFFQWAALHVARWGGGNGRRLFPLIVVLGALIAAFFANDGAALLLTPIVMAILLRLNFSAGATLAFIVACGFVADTTSLPLVISNLVNIVSANYFGIEFGRYAAVMVPVNLVALVATLAVLWAYYGRQVPAAYALDQLERPSAAIRDHLVFRAAFPLLAVLLLAYFVLAPLGVPVAAVTSAAALVLLVLAGRWHRGGNGAVVSIRKVLSEAPWQIVVFSLGMYLVVYGLRNAGLTDHLAGTLEWLAGHGLWAATIGTGVGAALISSVMNNMPSVLVGALAIEQAEGIPPAIREAMVYANVIGCDLGPKFTPIGSLATLLWLHVLARKGTTITWGQYMRVGLVITPPVLLAVLAALALWLPVVRAP, translated from the coding sequence ATGCTGGCCTTGGCTATCTTCGTCTTCACCCTCGTCCTGGTCATCTGGCAGCCCCGCGGCCTCGGCATCGGCTGGAGCGCCATGGGCGGCGCCGCGCTGGCCCTGCTGACCGGCGTCATCGGCTGGGCCGACGTGCCGGTGGTCTGGGGCATCGTCTGGGATGCCACCTTCACCTTCGTGGCGCTCATCATCATCTCGCTGCTGCTGGACGAGGCCGGGTTCTTCCAGTGGGCCGCGCTGCACGTGGCGCGCTGGGGCGGCGGCAACGGACGGCGGCTGTTCCCGCTGATCGTGGTGCTGGGCGCGCTCATCGCCGCCTTCTTCGCCAACGACGGCGCGGCCCTGCTGCTGACGCCCATCGTCATGGCCATCCTGCTGCGGCTGAACTTCTCGGCAGGCGCCACGCTGGCCTTCATCGTGGCCTGCGGCTTCGTGGCCGACACTACCAGCCTGCCGCTGGTGATCTCGAACCTCGTCAACATTGTCTCGGCCAACTACTTCGGCATCGAGTTCGGCCGCTACGCCGCCGTCATGGTGCCGGTGAACCTGGTGGCCCTCGTCGCGACGCTGGCCGTGCTCTGGGCCTACTACGGGCGCCAGGTGCCCGCCGCCTACGCGCTGGACCAGTTGGAGCGGCCGAGCGCCGCCATTCGCGACCACCTCGTCTTCCGGGCGGCCTTTCCGCTGCTCGCCGTGCTGCTGCTGGCCTACTTCGTCCTGGCGCCGCTCGGCGTGCCGGTCGCGGCGGTGACCAGCGCGGCCGCCCTGGTGCTGCTGGTGCTGGCCGGGCGCTGGCACCGGGGCGGCAACGGCGCCGTGGTCTCCATCCGCAAGGTGCTGAGCGAGGCGCCATGGCAGATCGTTGTCTTCTCGCTGGGCATGTACCTGGTGGTCTATGGCCTGCGGAACGCTGGGCTGACGGACCACCTGGCTGGCACGCTGGAGTGGCTGGCCGGGCATGGCCTATGGGCGGCGACTATCGGCACCGGCGTCGGCGCTGCGCTGATCTCCTCGGTGATGAACAACATGCCCAGCGTGCTGGTCGGCGCCCTGGCCATCGAGCAGGCCGAGGGCATCCCGCCCGCCATCCGCGAGGCCATGGTCTACGCCAACGTCATCGGCTGCGACCTCGGCCCCAAGTTCACCCCCATCGGCAGCCTGGCGACGCTGCTGTGGCTGCACGTGCTGGCGCGCAAGGGCACCACCATCACCTGGGGGCAGTACATGAGGGTCGGCCTCGTCATCACGCCGCCGGTGCTGCTGGCCGTGCTGGCCGCCCTGGCGCTCTGGCTGCCCGTGGTCCGCGCGCCATGA
- the arsC gene encoding arsenate reductase (glutaredoxin) (This arsenate reductase requires both glutathione and glutaredoxin to convert arsenate to arsenite, after which the efflux transporter formed by ArsA and ArsB can extrude the arsenite from the cell, providing resistance.) → MSNVTIYHNPACGTSRNTLALIRNSGEEPQVIEYLKTPPTREELKGLIQRMGVSVRDVLRQKGTPYAELGLGDPSLTDDQLLDAMMAHPILINRPIVVTSLGVKLCRPSEAVLDILPNPQQGAYAKEGGEPVVDEQGRRLI, encoded by the coding sequence ATGAGCAACGTGACCATCTACCACAACCCGGCCTGCGGGACGTCTCGCAACACCCTGGCCCTCATCCGCAACAGTGGCGAGGAGCCGCAGGTCATCGAGTACCTGAAGACGCCGCCGACGCGGGAGGAACTCAAGGGCCTCATCCAGCGCATGGGCGTGTCGGTGCGCGACGTGCTGCGCCAGAAGGGCACGCCCTATGCAGAGCTTGGCCTTGGCGACCCGTCTCTTACGGACGACCAGTTGCTCGACGCCATGATGGCGCACCCCATCCTCATCAACCGTCCCATCGTGGTGACCTCGCTCGGCGTGAAGCTGTGCAGGCCGTCCGAGGCGGTGCTCGACATCCTGCCGAACCCGCAGCAGGGCGCCTACGCGAAAGAGGGTGGTGAGCCGGTGGTCGATGAGCAGGGCCGCCGCCTGATCTGA
- a CDS encoding copper resistance system multicopper oxidase produces the protein MTNNMLSRRQALSLGVAALAFPAAPAALAQPAVGRVMPREFNLTLSHVTANITGRRRPAMAINGQIPGPVLRFREGEEVVINVTNRLREHTSIHWHGLILPSSQDGVPGISDGFQGIDAGGTHQYRFPLVQAGTYWYHSHSGLQEQSGIYGSIVIDPATPEPFGYDRDYIIQLSDWTDETPSHVIANLKRDPGYYNYNKRTLASLVGELRRAPDGAARSAIVSDRIMWGDMRMDPTDIEDVGGYTYLVNGHTPAQNFTAVFRPGETVRLRFINSGAMSHFDVRVPGLEMTVVQAHGNNVRPVTVDEFRIAPAETFDVLVRPRDGRQYQVLAESMGRQGFAQFSLATQEGMPALPLPPHRPRPVLTMADMGMNYGPKGLDRGTPMPEVDAPGHVAPMDMGGMDHSAMQMPAGGSQGMQHGSMGGMNHGSMAGMDHSSMAGMDHSAMPGMDHSNMAGMNHAGMAGMNHGAMGGMDHSAMGHGGMAMPDPLVNDVGAPPGARVLSYRDLRAAKPLYPVREPTRIIEIRLTGNMERYFWSINGNSFSQAQPIQLHLGERARFRFVNETMMNHPMHLHGMWMMPQVGNGAENPLLHTVNIKPGSTVDVDIEADAPGGWAFHCHMLYHMETGMMRKVSVVSMPRTAAAR, from the coding sequence ATGACCAACAACATGCTGAGCAGGCGGCAGGCGCTGAGCCTTGGGGTCGCCGCCCTGGCGTTCCCAGCCGCCCCTGCTGCCCTGGCACAGCCCGCCGTCGGCCGGGTGATGCCGCGCGAGTTCAACCTGACTCTGTCCCACGTGACGGCCAACATCACCGGGCGCCGCCGCCCGGCCATGGCCATCAACGGGCAGATCCCAGGACCCGTCCTGCGCTTCCGCGAGGGCGAGGAGGTGGTGATCAATGTCACCAACCGGCTGCGCGAGCACACCTCGATCCACTGGCACGGCCTGATCCTGCCGAGCAGCCAGGACGGCGTGCCCGGCATCAGCGACGGCTTCCAAGGTATCGACGCAGGCGGGACGCACCAGTACCGCTTCCCGCTCGTCCAGGCCGGGACCTACTGGTACCACAGCCACTCGGGCTTGCAGGAGCAGTCCGGGATCTACGGCTCCATCGTTATCGACCCCGCGACGCCGGAGCCCTTCGGCTACGACCGCGACTACATCATCCAGTTGTCGGACTGGACGGACGAGACGCCGAGCCACGTCATCGCCAACCTGAAGCGTGACCCCGGCTACTACAACTACAACAAGCGCACCCTGGCCAGCCTGGTCGGTGAGCTCCGCCGCGCGCCAGACGGCGCCGCCCGCTCGGCCATCGTCTCCGACCGCATCATGTGGGGCGACATGCGGATGGACCCGACCGACATCGAAGATGTCGGCGGCTACACTTATCTCGTCAACGGCCACACTCCGGCGCAGAACTTCACCGCAGTGTTCCGGCCGGGCGAGACGGTACGCCTGCGCTTCATCAACAGCGGGGCCATGTCCCACTTCGACGTGCGCGTCCCCGGCCTCGAGATGACCGTGGTGCAGGCGCATGGCAACAACGTGCGCCCGGTCACCGTGGATGAATTCCGCATCGCCCCGGCCGAGACCTTCGACGTGCTGGTCCGCCCGCGCGACGGGCGCCAGTACCAGGTGCTGGCGGAGTCCATGGGCCGCCAGGGTTTCGCGCAGTTCAGCCTCGCCACCCAGGAGGGCATGCCCGCCCTGCCGCTGCCGCCGCACCGCCCGCGCCCGGTCCTGACCATGGCTGACATGGGCATGAACTACGGGCCCAAGGGCCTCGACCGCGGCACGCCGATGCCGGAGGTGGACGCGCCCGGCCACGTCGCGCCGATGGACATGGGCGGCATGGACCACTCCGCCATGCAGATGCCCGCCGGAGGCTCCCAGGGCATGCAGCACGGCTCCATGGGCGGGATGAACCACGGGAGCATGGCCGGGATGGACCATTCCTCCATGGCGGGCATGGACCACTCGGCGATGCCGGGGATGGACCACTCCAACATGGCCGGGATGAACCATGCCGGGATGGCTGGCATGAACCACGGTGCCATGGGCGGCATGGACCACAGCGCCATGGGCCATGGCGGCATGGCGATGCCAGATCCGCTGGTGAACGACGTCGGCGCGCCGCCGGGCGCCCGCGTGCTGTCCTACCGCGATCTGCGGGCCGCGAAGCCGCTCTACCCGGTGCGCGAGCCCACCCGGATCATCGAGATCCGGCTGACCGGCAACATGGAGCGGTACTTCTGGTCCATCAACGGCAACAGCTTCAGTCAGGCGCAGCCCATCCAGTTGCACCTCGGCGAGCGGGCGCGCTTCCGCTTCGTCAACGAGACCATGATGAACCACCCGATGCACCTGCACGGCATGTGGATGATGCCGCAGGTCGGCAACGGGGCGGAGAATCCCTTGCTGCATACGGTCAACATCAAGCCCGGCTCGACGGTCGACGTGGACATCGAGGCCGACGCGCCCGGCGGCTGGGCCTTCCACTGCCACATGCTCTACCACATGGAGACCGGAATGATGCGCAAGGTGTCGGTCGTGTCGATGCCCCGCACGGCTGCGGCGCGGTGA